A part of Fimbriiglobus ruber genomic DNA contains:
- a CDS encoding POTRA domain-containing protein yields the protein MIVPCTLLGYALAIAAIADPSVDRDLAGKIVADIIPVNNQVHDRASILSQMKTRAGSKYDPLTMRVDVYRLKSTRWFKPSGVRVSTVLTADGKVCVFVHVAELSNTVGDVMYLGNKHLSERELQNLTKLRKGSPLDPDANQRAAEAIQNKLRADGRAYATVSLLEGDRPSDNRIVFGIAEGPIVAPPR from the coding sequence ATGATTGTCCCCTGCACACTCCTTGGCTACGCCCTCGCAATCGCCGCGATCGCCGACCCGTCTGTAGACCGGGATCTGGCTGGGAAAATCGTGGCCGACATCATCCCAGTCAACAACCAGGTCCACGACAGGGCAAGTATTCTCAGCCAGATGAAAACGCGGGCCGGAAGTAAGTACGACCCGCTCACGATGCGGGTCGATGTCTACCGGTTAAAGAGTACACGATGGTTCAAGCCGAGTGGCGTGCGCGTCAGCACCGTCCTGACGGCCGACGGCAAAGTGTGCGTGTTCGTCCACGTGGCCGAGTTGAGTAATACCGTGGGTGATGTCATGTATCTAGGGAACAAACACCTGTCCGAGCGAGAACTCCAGAACCTCACCAAGCTCCGCAAGGGCAGCCCGCTCGACCCGGACGCGAACCAGCGGGCGGCCGAGGCGATCCAAAACAAACTCCGGGCCGACGGCCGGGCGTACGCCACCGTCTCCCTATTGGAAGGGGACCGGCCGTCAGATAACCGCATCGTGTTTGGGATCGCCGAGGGACCCATCGTGGCTCCCCCGCGCTGA
- a CDS encoding SDR family NAD(P)-dependent oxidoreductase: protein MLPGIKLFDLTGRVAIVTGGSKGLGLAMAAGLASAGADVALVSRHEDEARAAAAELARDFGRRAIGLRADVATPADVDAVVARVLADLGRIDILVNNAGINIRGPIESLTLEQFRQVQQVNVEGVWLASRAVVPHMKERKSGRIINLASTLGLVGLSERTPYTASKGAVVQMTRALALELAPFGITVNAICPGPFLTEMNLEGMKQYESQFAEKIVGATALKRWGELSEIQGAAIYLASDASSYTTGSLLTVDGGWTAQ, encoded by the coding sequence ATGTTGCCCGGGATCAAACTGTTCGACCTGACCGGCCGGGTGGCGATCGTCACCGGCGGCTCGAAGGGGTTGGGGCTGGCGATGGCCGCGGGGCTGGCGTCCGCCGGGGCCGACGTGGCCTTGGTCAGCCGGCACGAGGACGAGGCCCGCGCCGCCGCGGCCGAGTTGGCCCGCGACTTCGGCCGCCGGGCCATCGGCCTCCGCGCCGACGTGGCGACCCCGGCCGACGTGGACGCGGTCGTCGCCCGGGTACTGGCCGACCTCGGCCGTATCGACATCCTGGTGAACAACGCGGGCATCAACATCCGCGGCCCGATCGAGTCGCTGACCCTGGAGCAGTTCCGGCAGGTCCAGCAGGTGAACGTCGAGGGCGTCTGGCTGGCGAGTCGGGCGGTGGTCCCGCACATGAAGGAGCGGAAGAGCGGCCGGATCATCAACCTCGCGAGTACGCTCGGCCTGGTCGGCCTGAGCGAGCGGACGCCGTACACGGCCAGCAAGGGTGCGGTCGTCCAGATGACCCGGGCGCTGGCGCTCGAACTGGCCCCGTTCGGCATCACGGTCAACGCCATCTGCCCCGGCCCGTTCCTGACCGAGATGAACCTCGAAGGTATGAAACAGTACGAATCACAATTCGCCGAAAAAATCGTCGGTGCGACGGCTTTAAAACGCTGGGGAGAACTGTCCGAAATCCAGGGAGCGGCAATCTACTTGGCAAGTGATGCGAGCAGCTATACGACGGGAAGTTTGCTCACGGTTGACGGGGGGTGGACGGCTCAATAG
- a CDS encoding DUF4145 domain-containing protein, translating to MENQQQAPSFLNRIAERQRQMGVIADVPTFLAQAFPCPFCGVNAHQTWFSVRGTGLTDGRPLYGPLPELDTANFMFCYCGTCSGKSIWVNEKLIYPYTSTAPMPSGDMPVDVKTDYMEARNIFAQSPRAAGGLLRIAFEKLLPYLGVTKNNPHDAIGELVKKGLALGTHQQALDVLRVFSNQTVHNGFVKLEDQPETVAFLFRLMNYIIEQMITRPKEIQALYTSMPADKLAGIDKRDNKT from the coding sequence ATGGAAAACCAGCAACAGGCACCTTCTTTTTTGAATCGAATTGCCGAACGGCAACGGCAAATGGGAGTCATTGCAGATGTGCCCACGTTCTTGGCACAAGCATTTCCCTGTCCTTTTTGTGGTGTGAATGCACATCAGACTTGGTTCTCGGTTCGTGGTACAGGCTTGACAGACGGGCGTCCTTTATACGGGCCGTTGCCAGAACTTGATACGGCGAACTTTATGTTCTGCTATTGTGGCACTTGCTCCGGAAAGTCCATTTGGGTTAATGAAAAACTCATCTATCCCTATACTTCGACAGCTCCGATGCCCTCTGGAGATATGCCAGTCGATGTAAAAACTGATTACATGGAAGCCCGGAATATTTTCGCACAATCTCCGAGAGCCGCCGGAGGCTTGTTGCGGATTGCCTTTGAGAAATTATTACCGTATCTCGGTGTAACAAAAAACAATCCGCATGATGCGATTGGCGAACTTGTCAAAAAAGGATTAGCGCTCGGGACACATCAGCAAGCGCTGGACGTACTACGGGTTTTTTCAAATCAAACAGTACACAACGGTTTTGTAAAACTGGAAGATCAGCCCGAGACAGTTGCATTCCTGTTCAGATTGATGAATTATATTATCGAGCAGATGATAACACGTCCAAAGGAAATTCAAGCCCTTTACACTAGCATGCCCGCTGACAAATTGGCGGGGATTGATAAGCGGGATAATAAAACTTGA
- a CDS encoding class I SAM-dependent methyltransferase: protein MSKILKLWFDHGCGDVVHIAHVLKLYQARGYEFKVHYEQNKKPIWDAVGVEYDPEPDHYHPFDYHAGFNFPIDDQDYSGNKTFSNLNLSPLPYLGTPAELWEEMAALDMESSFDSMITPAMRQKVDGWLADLPGPILLLHPRGVNFWQQKSIPEDVQKQLIKLLLDQSDCSIVVLNWDCPTVKYESGRVRYLKPDFGHLDILELAALYERASLLCGIDSGPYHLASMTRLPALGVFHQFYPSCVSLPRASRKNAVMVPKRYGGVNVWRRKRWGTIEYAADMPTAEDIARHALRMLAGPRYGLPAGRDALLQHLVRDRARATPPGHPTADRDKTFDVLFREMKKFKNPQVAETGCVRSAEDWSAGYSSYLFGCYLEGRGAGCLTSVDLDRANCETARFHCKDWSDHLNLVGADSVAYLSGRAEPIDVLYLDSLDADQPGHQEHCLAEIQAAYRLLGPDSLVLIDDTTWAGGWRGKGAKAVPWLICQGWRIMTSGYQVLLSRLSIPANLSAGMLV, encoded by the coding sequence ATGTCAAAAATTTTAAAATTGTGGTTCGATCACGGTTGCGGCGACGTTGTTCATATCGCCCATGTTCTGAAGCTGTACCAAGCCCGGGGCTACGAATTCAAAGTCCACTACGAACAGAACAAGAAACCCATCTGGGATGCGGTCGGCGTCGAGTACGATCCCGAACCAGACCACTACCATCCGTTTGATTATCATGCGGGTTTTAATTTCCCGATTGACGATCAGGATTACAGCGGGAACAAGACGTTTTCAAATCTCAACCTGTCGCCACTGCCCTACCTTGGCACACCCGCCGAACTCTGGGAGGAAATGGCAGCCCTCGACATGGAAAGTTCTTTCGACTCGATGATTACACCAGCGATGCGGCAGAAGGTAGATGGATGGCTTGCCGACCTTCCCGGACCGATCCTGTTGCTTCACCCGAGGGGTGTGAATTTCTGGCAGCAAAAATCTATCCCCGAGGACGTTCAAAAGCAATTAATCAAACTGTTACTGGATCAGTCCGATTGTTCCATCGTGGTTTTGAATTGGGACTGCCCTACGGTCAAATACGAATCGGGTAGAGTTCGGTATTTGAAACCTGACTTTGGGCACTTGGACATTTTGGAACTGGCCGCACTGTACGAGCGGGCGAGTTTGCTTTGCGGGATCGATAGCGGACCTTATCACCTTGCCTCGATGACTCGTCTTCCTGCGTTGGGTGTCTTCCACCAGTTCTACCCGTCGTGCGTTTCCCTACCCCGTGCCTCACGCAAGAACGCCGTCATGGTGCCGAAGCGGTACGGCGGTGTGAACGTGTGGCGGCGCAAGCGATGGGGGACGATTGAGTATGCGGCCGACATGCCGACCGCCGAAGACATCGCACGCCATGCCCTCCGAATGCTCGCAGGACCACGCTACGGACTCCCGGCGGGCAGAGATGCACTCTTACAACATCTCGTGCGGGATCGGGCCAGGGCAACGCCGCCGGGCCATCCGACCGCCGACCGTGACAAGACGTTCGACGTACTATTCCGAGAGATGAAAAAATTTAAAAATCCGCAAGTCGCCGAGACCGGATGCGTCCGCAGCGCCGAGGACTGGAGCGCCGGTTACAGTTCGTACTTATTTGGATGTTATTTAGAAGGACGTGGCGCAGGGTGTCTTACGTCCGTGGACCTCGACCGGGCGAATTGTGAGACCGCCCGATTCCACTGTAAAGATTGGTCTGATCATTTGAATCTTGTGGGTGCGGATTCGGTGGCGTACCTCTCTGGTCGAGCCGAACCGATTGACGTGTTGTATCTCGACAGCTTGGACGCCGACCAGCCCGGACACCAGGAACATTGTCTTGCGGAGATTCAGGCAGCGTATCGGCTACTCGGGCCGGATTCGCTCGTCTTGATCGATGACACGACTTGGGCGGGCGGATGGCGTGGGAAGGGTGCGAAGGCGGTTCCCTGGCTCATTTGCCAGGGGTGGCGAATTATGACTTCCGGTTATCAAGTTTTATTATCCCGCTTATCAATCCCCGCCAATTTGTCAGCGGGCATGCTAGTGTAA
- a CDS encoding phage tail tape measure protein encodes MAANSIGNASLTLSTNSAPLTAGLSNAAGSIKKWSDQTQARIAGAFVGAAKGASNFLSNAKGILAGAGSALGFALGGPIGAAIGGAVGGAAGGVVETLYDAISAPFDKLKEFGNVVKTATQLGVDPVKLQGMQQLLGRVGVEADQVGHVFAIMGKNIQGGGATEAETLNRLGLSLNTLKGQDYEEQFKSIAEGISKLPPGSEQAAAALTLFGKSGDQLLPVLQKGRKGIDDFIETQKKSGAILSNNELRMAAEASKAWTESKKQISAVWDGLVNRATLIAAPVIKLFAGVISKGFALFTPVFDWLGRAISKTSEILVAVGEVFAEWIDIAITEIKQLGNAVFAYGSSWPSVESVVLNVFKTLGQGAGYVWDSIKAGAGAISYVTSFVVEGFGHLVDAFKSTIKDLLGIAGSLPDSLGGKAFRDAIPGVDAWGNSLRAAGDKMRDWGKGALNTWGDSAAKIGAWFDALANRRKTEQDAAKQLGKDVRDAVDYKPLSAALKGSKEAFSIEAKFNYDSKFGIQKKADEKNNEELKKINDKLNGIIRIWGVAIPLQAG; translated from the coding sequence GTGGCCGCAAACTCAATCGGTAACGCATCGCTCACGCTCTCGACCAACAGCGCCCCCCTCACGGCCGGACTGTCGAACGCCGCCGGATCAATCAAGAAATGGAGTGACCAGACGCAGGCCCGGATAGCAGGAGCATTCGTCGGCGCTGCGAAAGGTGCCAGTAACTTCCTGTCGAACGCCAAAGGCATACTTGCGGGTGCGGGTTCCGCTCTGGGCTTCGCTCTGGGCGGGCCGATTGGCGCTGCCATCGGCGGGGCAGTGGGCGGCGCTGCGGGCGGTGTGGTCGAGACGTTGTACGACGCTATTTCCGCCCCGTTCGACAAGCTGAAAGAATTCGGGAACGTGGTGAAGACGGCGACCCAGCTTGGCGTCGATCCGGTCAAGTTGCAAGGCATGCAACAGCTACTCGGGCGGGTCGGGGTGGAGGCCGACCAAGTTGGGCACGTCTTCGCCATCATGGGAAAGAACATTCAAGGCGGCGGGGCAACGGAAGCCGAAACTTTGAACCGCCTGGGTCTGAGCCTGAACACGCTGAAGGGTCAGGATTACGAAGAACAATTTAAATCCATCGCCGAAGGGATCAGCAAACTTCCTCCCGGTTCGGAACAAGCGGCGGCGGCGCTCACATTGTTCGGCAAGTCCGGCGACCAGCTTTTGCCGGTCCTGCAAAAAGGTCGCAAGGGAATAGACGACTTCATCGAGACGCAGAAAAAGAGCGGGGCCATTCTCTCGAACAATGAACTGAGGATGGCGGCCGAAGCAAGTAAGGCATGGACCGAGAGCAAGAAACAAATCTCCGCAGTATGGGACGGACTCGTGAATCGGGCCACGCTCATCGCAGCGCCAGTCATCAAGCTATTCGCTGGCGTGATCTCGAAAGGATTTGCCCTGTTCACGCCCGTGTTCGACTGGCTTGGGCGAGCCATTTCCAAGACGAGTGAAATTCTGGTTGCGGTCGGTGAGGTATTCGCCGAGTGGATCGACATAGCCATTACCGAAATCAAGCAACTTGGGAATGCGGTATTCGCCTACGGGTCGAGTTGGCCGTCTGTCGAGTCCGTTGTCTTGAACGTGTTTAAAACTTTGGGCCAAGGGGCGGGCTATGTGTGGGATTCGATCAAGGCCGGGGCCGGGGCCATTTCGTATGTGACCTCGTTCGTTGTGGAAGGATTCGGCCATCTCGTAGATGCCTTTAAATCCACAATAAAAGACCTGCTTGGTATTGCCGGTAGTCTTCCTGACAGCTTGGGTGGAAAGGCGTTCCGGGACGCTATTCCGGGCGTGGACGCATGGGGTAACAGCCTGCGTGCGGCCGGGGACAAAATGCGTGATTGGGGCAAAGGCGCACTGAACACTTGGGGCGATTCCGCAGCGAAAATCGGGGCGTGGTTCGATGCACTTGCCAACCGCCGGAAGACCGAACAGGACGCCGCCAAACAACTCGGGAAGGATGTCCGGGATGCGGTCGATTACAAGCCGTTGAGCGCTGCCCTGAAAGGCAGTAAAGAAGCCTTCAGCATCGAAGCCAAGTTTAATTACGACTCGAAGTTCGGCATTCAGAAAAAGGCCGACGAGAAGAACAACGAAGAACTCAAAAAGATCAATGACAAGTTGAACGGTATTATTCGTATCTGGGGCGTGGCAATCCCGCTACAGGCGGGCTAA
- a CDS encoding phage tail assembly protein T: MRANPELKFEFLLARTLGRTVSELRSTLTYAEFVHWYAAYQLDPWGEYREDVRAAVIGAATVGCFASNKVRPSDLMVEWDKPEISQEARIEGYLARAAKKGT; this comes from the coding sequence TTGAGGGCGAACCCCGAACTCAAGTTTGAGTTTTTACTGGCTCGGACTCTGGGCCGCACGGTTTCCGAACTGCGGTCCACTTTGACCTATGCGGAATTCGTCCACTGGTACGCCGCTTATCAACTCGACCCGTGGGGCGAGTACCGGGAGGACGTGCGGGCGGCGGTGATCGGGGCCGCAACGGTCGGTTGTTTCGCCAGCAACAAAGTCAGGCCGAGTGATCTTATGGTTGAGTGGGACAAGCCCGAAATCAGCCAGGAAGCACGGATTGAAGGGTATCTTGCCAGGGCAGCGAAGAAAGGAACATAG
- a CDS encoding HK97-gp10 family putative phage morphogenesis protein, giving the protein MIDGKMVIDLSKMEGLKRGVVNKVLRQSQAEASKIVKTAVKNNAYGLARYGFLAKSIGSKIKTYTSVAVAIIGPRSKYIKTRGDYTRGKQKGQPRIVRPSQYAHLVERGGKHIKPKPFLAAAMETTKESYWSALCKAIDRRISSILK; this is encoded by the coding sequence GTGATCGACGGAAAAATGGTGATCGACTTGTCCAAGATGGAAGGGTTGAAACGTGGCGTTGTGAACAAGGTATTGAGGCAGAGCCAGGCCGAGGCCAGCAAGATCGTTAAGACGGCCGTAAAAAACAACGCCTACGGACTCGCACGCTACGGATTCCTGGCGAAGTCCATCGGCAGCAAAATTAAAACGTACACGAGCGTTGCGGTTGCCATCATCGGCCCGAGAAGCAAGTACATCAAGACGAGAGGCGACTACACGAGAGGCAAGCAGAAAGGCCAACCGAGGATAGTCCGCCCGAGCCAGTACGCACACTTGGTCGAGCGGGGCGGGAAGCACATCAAACCGAAACCGTTTCTGGCCGCCGCAATGGAAACGACCAAGGAAAGTTACTGGTCTGCACTGTGTAAAGCAATCGACCGTCGCATATCTTCGATCTTAAAATAA
- a CDS encoding glycosyltransferase family 9 protein, producing MTAAVESLHRQFPGEYETSVHTTCQEIWENNPHIVPASDEGQAVAMHYPGIHESHMIRTGHFMTCFTDYLAGQINRPLKLQVNRPSLYLTDAEKNNKIIDGKYIVVNSGVKQDYTCKGWGHANYQEVCDRLSGEFKIVQIGERHHLHRPLKGAIDLIGKTSPRELFSLVYNAAAGIGGVTFLQHIFAAFDKPYVCLLGGREPISFIWYPTQAFLAMQGRLKCCSPNACWKSRVVALPDGEHHNKSLCALPVLNKDGEFVPQCMDMIRPADVIQQIYHFRTGGLL from the coding sequence ATGACGGCGGCGGTCGAATCCCTACATCGCCAGTTCCCCGGCGAATACGAAACGAGCGTTCACACGACCTGCCAAGAGATTTGGGAAAACAATCCCCATATCGTTCCGGCCAGCGATGAGGGGCAAGCCGTGGCGATGCACTATCCCGGCATCCACGAAAGCCACATGATCCGCACGGGCCATTTCATGACGTGCTTCACCGACTACCTCGCCGGGCAGATCAACCGCCCGCTCAAGTTGCAAGTCAACCGTCCGTCTCTCTATCTCACGGACGCCGAGAAGAATAATAAAATTATTGACGGGAAATACATCGTCGTGAACTCCGGCGTAAAGCAAGATTACACCTGCAAGGGATGGGGTCACGCAAACTACCAGGAAGTTTGCGACCGACTCAGTGGCGAATTTAAGATTGTGCAAATCGGTGAACGCCATCACTTGCACCGGCCGTTAAAGGGCGCAATCGACTTGATTGGTAAGACCAGTCCGAGGGAACTGTTTTCGCTCGTCTACAACGCTGCGGCCGGGATCGGGGGCGTCACCTTTCTTCAGCACATCTTCGCAGCGTTCGACAAGCCGTATGTCTGCTTGCTCGGCGGCCGGGAACCGATCTCGTTCATCTGGTATCCGACGCAAGCGTTCTTGGCGATGCAAGGGCGGTTGAAATGCTGCTCGCCGAACGCCTGCTGGAAAAGCCGTGTCGTCGCACTCCCCGACGGCGAACACCACAACAAATCATTATGCGCCCTACCGGTCCTAAATAAAGACGGCGAATTCGTCCCGCAGTGTATGGACATGATTCGACCTGCGGACGTGATTCAACAGATTTATCATTTCAGGACCGGAGGGCTGTTGTGA
- a CDS encoding head-tail adaptor protein, whose product MTGTGKPGAGEYRWRFEWLVCVRTPDGVTGDNPKSYPSTGNYLWGNYSAQSSNEQDKYGAIRTVTQGEVRVRGFPNISAEDRLYYFNFGETYDVTGVRRDFENYETVLDVESVNTSNG is encoded by the coding sequence GTGACTGGAACAGGTAAGCCGGGGGCGGGCGAATATCGCTGGCGGTTTGAATGGCTCGTCTGCGTCCGCACCCCGGACGGCGTGACGGGCGACAATCCCAAATCGTACCCTTCCACGGGTAACTACCTTTGGGGCAACTACTCGGCGCAGTCGTCCAACGAACAGGACAAGTACGGGGCAATTCGCACCGTCACGCAGGGGGAGGTACGAGTCCGGGGATTCCCGAACATCTCGGCCGAGGACCGATTGTACTATTTTAATTTTGGCGAAACCTACGACGTGACCGGGGTGCGCCGGGACTTTGAGAACTACGAAACCGTACTCGACGTGGAGAGCGTAAACACGAGCAATGGGTGA
- a CDS encoding phage major capsid protein, which yields MNSLELREQRAALVTDSRKLYERAEAEGRELTSEEEEQWATRMRDVDKLENQIKAAERKEKLEALESDMNRSQGRKVSPSASAPIPKNHTKQERNKALKAWMAYGSGRDVSVSGDTIQRANDLGYHLNNHTITMRSINTGTSTAGGNTTFTTTYPDLQTEMKYYSPIIGQVDVQVTSDGNNFTLPRGSDVANTMSIIGQTSASPTNVDPTFDKVTLGGYYFRTIVQVTYEMLEDAVFDVESWLVSRLAERGARTLEKYIVSGTGSSQPTGLIAACTSADGGTPAVTLAATHKNFYTFDDLMTLFSSVDLAYRPTNTLVLADSSVWDLRRIKDGQNRYIWDVNNTLVQNMQPDKIAGFNYLISNSIDASGSFSKNIAVFANLSRHVVRMVDGVKITRLNELYRANGMIGFEVLMRFDCNYVGHASSIARAATPAS from the coding sequence ATGAATTCACTTGAACTCAGAGAGCAGCGGGCGGCACTGGTGACCGACTCCCGCAAATTATACGAGCGGGCGGAAGCCGAAGGCCGGGAACTGACCTCCGAGGAAGAGGAGCAGTGGGCAACCCGGATGCGGGACGTGGACAAGCTCGAAAACCAAATCAAGGCCGCCGAACGTAAGGAAAAGCTCGAAGCCCTCGAATCCGACATGAACCGGAGTCAGGGCCGCAAGGTAAGCCCTTCCGCAAGCGCCCCGATCCCCAAGAACCACACCAAGCAAGAGCGTAACAAGGCGCTCAAAGCGTGGATGGCTTACGGGAGTGGTCGAGACGTGTCTGTATCCGGTGACACGATCCAGCGGGCCAACGATCTCGGGTATCACCTCAACAACCACACGATCACGATGCGGTCGATCAACACCGGCACCAGCACGGCGGGCGGTAACACGACCTTCACCACGACGTACCCGGACCTGCAAACCGAGATGAAATACTACTCGCCCATCATCGGGCAGGTAGACGTACAGGTCACGAGCGACGGCAACAACTTTACCCTGCCCCGTGGTAGCGACGTGGCGAACACCATGTCCATCATCGGCCAAACGTCCGCCAGTCCGACGAACGTGGACCCGACGTTCGACAAAGTGACGCTGGGTGGGTACTACTTCAGGACGATTGTCCAAGTCACCTATGAGATGCTTGAGGATGCCGTTTTCGATGTCGAATCCTGGCTCGTCTCCCGTCTCGCAGAACGTGGCGCAAGAACGCTCGAAAAGTATATCGTCTCGGGCACCGGCTCCAGCCAGCCGACCGGCTTGATTGCGGCCTGTACTTCGGCCGACGGCGGAACACCGGCGGTAACACTCGCCGCAACGCACAAGAATTTTTACACGTTCGATGACCTGATGACGCTGTTCTCGTCCGTCGATCTCGCCTACCGGCCGACGAATACGCTGGTCCTGGCAGACTCGTCCGTCTGGGACTTGCGGCGGATCAAGGACGGGCAGAACCGCTACATTTGGGACGTAAACAACACGCTTGTACAGAACATGCAACCGGACAAGATTGCCGGGTTCAACTATCTGATCTCGAACAGTATCGACGCCTCCGGCTCGTTCAGCAAGAACATCGCCGTATTCGCCAACCTATCCCGTCACGTCGTCCGCATGGTCGATGGGGTCAAGATCACTCGTCTGAACGAACTCTACCGGGCTAACGGGATGATCGGGTTTGAAGTGTTGATGCGGTTCGACTGTAACTACGTCGGGCACGCTTCCTCCATCGCCCGAGCCGCCACGCCCGCAAGTTAA
- a CDS encoding HK97 family phage prohead protease, with amino-acid sequence MTIEKRSLTASYSVSGRMLTGYAAVWDSPTRITEGGRSFTEVVRRGAFRSAVESKADIIATFNHDPSRLLGRTSAGTLRLHEDDRGLRFEIDLPDHASDIKEMVDRGDLNGASFTFRPKAGGDNWNGDTRELTNLFLYELGPVAMPAYTATSLALRSKQQFRKMELDLRERF; translated from the coding sequence ATGACCATCGAGAAACGATCACTGACAGCAAGTTATTCCGTGAGCGGGCGCATGCTCACGGGGTACGCCGCCGTTTGGGACTCGCCCACACGGATCACCGAAGGCGGGCGCAGCTTTACCGAAGTCGTCCGCCGGGGTGCGTTCCGGTCGGCGGTCGAGAGCAAGGCCGATATTATTGCGACCTTCAATCACGATCCGTCAAGGTTGCTGGGCCGCACGTCCGCCGGAACGCTTCGCTTGCACGAGGACGACCGGGGACTACGGTTTGAAATCGACCTGCCGGACCACGCCAGCGACATCAAAGAAATGGTAGACCGTGGAGACCTGAACGGGGCGAGCTTCACGTTTCGGCCGAAGGCGGGCGGTGACAATTGGAACGGCGACACCAGAGAGTTAACAAACTTATTCCTGTACGAACTCGGGCCGGTCGCCATGCCAGCTTACACCGCTACATCTCTCGCACTGCGAAGTAAACAACAGTTCCGCAAAATGGAACTCGACCTCAGAGAGAGATTTTAA
- a CDS encoding phage portal protein, with protein sequence MSKFKQRDRRGRFTRAITYAQGQAAGLIPAPSYSGMPVNEHTSLGISAFWCGVKVIAEAVGSLPPTLYQVNAKGFKTPARSHPLYHVLHHEPNVEQTRPVFWETLQAHALIYGNGFAEVERDGGGRPLAVWPIHPSHVRVGRDSDTGKLIYVINYATTGGPPGAPGSQRTLQMEDVLHVPGLSPDGSYGYRLLLVARETMGFALAAQRYGCSLFRNMGRPAGIINSPPNVVHDDEARENLKRSWRQDTGGENVGTVALMEQGYTFNPLTMATNEQTQYKELLEFFVYEVARLLNIQPSKLFDLQKATWGNLTELNRDFLNTTLRPWLEKWEAEMERKLLLPSEKGKYEIEFDTSCLLRTDDATRYAAYAVASGNAAWMTVNEIRQSENLPPIDGGDVLPGSQPEPEDQPEDDQGDDEQDANQGDE encoded by the coding sequence GTGAGCAAATTCAAACAACGTGACCGAAGAGGGCGGTTCACCCGGGCCATCACCTACGCACAGGGACAGGCCGCCGGACTGATCCCCGCCCCGTCCTACTCGGGAATGCCGGTCAACGAGCATACCTCGCTTGGTATTTCTGCGTTCTGGTGTGGGGTCAAGGTGATCGCCGAGGCGGTCGGATCACTCCCGCCGACGCTCTACCAGGTCAACGCCAAAGGGTTCAAGACACCGGCCCGCAGTCATCCCCTGTATCACGTCCTCCACCACGAACCGAACGTCGAGCAGACCCGGCCCGTGTTCTGGGAAACACTCCAGGCGCACGCCCTGATCTACGGCAACGGCTTCGCCGAAGTCGAGCGGGACGGAGGGGGCCGACCGCTCGCCGTCTGGCCGATCCACCCGTCTCACGTTCGTGTCGGCAGGGACAGTGATACCGGGAAACTCATTTACGTTATCAATTACGCCACGACCGGCGGGCCGCCCGGCGCTCCCGGTTCGCAACGCACGCTCCAGATGGAAGATGTACTGCACGTTCCCGGTCTGAGTCCTGACGGCTCCTACGGCTACCGGCTGTTGCTGGTCGCCCGTGAGACGATGGGCTTTGCGCTGGCCGCCCAGCGTTACGGTTGCTCACTCTTTCGCAACATGGGCCGACCTGCGGGGATTATTAACAGTCCGCCCAACGTGGTTCACGACGACGAGGCCCGAGAAAATTTAAAACGGTCCTGGCGGCAAGACACCGGCGGGGAGAACGTCGGCACGGTCGCACTGATGGAACAGGGCTACACGTTCAACCCGCTGACGATGGCGACGAACGAACAGACGCAGTACAAGGAGTTACTTGAGTTTTTCGTCTACGAAGTCGCCCGTCTGCTCAACATCCAACCCAGCAAACTTTTCGACCTCCAGAAAGCGACGTGGGGAAACCTCACCGAGTTGAATCGGGATTTTCTCAATACGACTCTCAGACCGTGGCTTGAGAAATGGGAAGCCGAGATGGAGCGGAAACTTCTACTCCCGTCCGAGAAGGGCAAATACGAAATCGAGTTTGATACAAGCTGCCTTCTCCGCACCGACGACGCCACACGGTACGCCGCCTACGCCGTCGCATCCGGCAACGCCGCCTGGATGACGGTGAACGAGATACGGCAGTCCGAGAACCTACCACCGATTGACGGGGGCGACGTACTGCCGGGATCGCAACCAGAACCGGAGGACCAACCCGAGGATGACCAGGGCGACGACGAGCAGGACGCAAACCAGGGGGACGAATGA